From the Nitrobacter hamburgensis X14 genome, one window contains:
- a CDS encoding fumarylacetoacetate hydrolase family protein, translating to MSAGSFVIPQPPQAAIAVAGEGGFFPVRRIWCVGRNYLDHIREMGNDERAPPFFFAKHPDMIEPDGAVIPYPPLTSDLHHEVELIVAMKGGGLRIPADKALDHVYGYAVGIDLTRRDLQNAARKKERPWEIGKSFDHSAPSSPIQQAAKIGHPSKGRIWLTVNGKEAQAGDLAQMIWNVPEIVSQLSQQVELRAGDIIMTGTPAGVSRLQPGDEIACGCDGVGTLKVTIGQPAA from the coding sequence ATGAGCGCAGGGTCTTTCGTGATCCCACAGCCGCCCCAGGCCGCTATTGCGGTCGCGGGTGAAGGCGGATTTTTTCCGGTCCGCCGCATCTGGTGCGTCGGCCGCAATTATCTCGACCATATCCGAGAGATGGGCAACGACGAGCGCGCGCCACCGTTCTTCTTCGCAAAGCACCCCGACATGATTGAGCCAGACGGCGCGGTCATCCCCTATCCGCCGCTGACCAGCGACCTGCATCACGAGGTCGAGCTGATCGTCGCGATGAAGGGCGGAGGCCTGCGCATCCCCGCCGACAAGGCGCTCGACCACGTCTACGGCTACGCCGTCGGTATCGACCTCACCCGGCGCGACCTGCAGAACGCCGCGCGCAAGAAGGAGCGGCCCTGGGAGATCGGAAAATCGTTCGATCACTCCGCGCCGTCGAGTCCGATCCAGCAGGCCGCGAAGATCGGCCATCCGTCGAAGGGCCGCATCTGGCTCACGGTCAACGGCAAGGAGGCCCAGGCCGGCGATCTCGCGCAGATGATCTGGAACGTGCCGGAGATCGTCTCGCAGCTCTCGCAACAGGTCGAGCTTCGGGCCGGCGACATCATCATGACCGGCACGCCCGCCGGCGTCTCCCGGCTCCAGCCTGGCGACGAGATCGCGTGCGGCTGCGACGGCGTCGGCACGCTGAAGGTGACGATCGGTCAGCCGGCGGCTTGA
- the lpxC gene encoding UDP-3-O-acyl-N-acetylglucosamine deacetylase, with protein sequence MKFNRQTTLRSQATVTGVGVHSGSPVSLTLGPASIDAGFIFIRTGADGIERRVPAVAKSVTSTEFATVLGDQQGPLVSTAEHVLAALRGIGVDNATIEIDGPEVPIMDGSSTAFVAAIDQAGIVEQSAARRFIQVLKPVRVKRGEAFGELRPYGRGLRVEVEIDFANPVIGHQDYALDLNPETFRREISRARTFGCLNDVAKLWRAGFARGASFENSMVFDDERLLNVGGLRYADECARHKVLDAIGDLALAGLPLIGGYHSVCGGHKLNHAVLSALMADRTAWRVVEGQPASRPRSQGEAVGGMVGGMVAAYGPNVS encoded by the coding sequence ATGAAATTCAACCGCCAGACGACGCTTCGTTCGCAAGCCACCGTGACGGGTGTCGGTGTTCATTCCGGATCACCTGTCAGTCTGACCCTTGGGCCTGCCTCGATCGATGCGGGTTTTATTTTTATCCGGACCGGCGCCGATGGAATTGAACGCCGGGTGCCAGCCGTCGCGAAATCCGTCACATCGACCGAATTCGCCACGGTGCTGGGCGACCAGCAGGGCCCGCTTGTCTCCACCGCCGAGCACGTCCTTGCCGCGCTGCGCGGCATCGGCGTCGACAATGCCACCATCGAAATCGACGGGCCTGAAGTGCCGATCATGGACGGCAGTTCGACTGCATTCGTCGCCGCGATCGACCAGGCCGGCATCGTCGAGCAGTCTGCGGCGCGCCGCTTCATTCAGGTGCTCAAACCGGTGCGGGTGAAGAGGGGCGAGGCCTTCGGCGAGCTGCGTCCATACGGGCGCGGTCTCCGCGTTGAGGTCGAGATCGATTTCGCCAATCCGGTGATCGGTCATCAGGATTATGCCCTCGATCTCAACCCCGAAACCTTCCGCCGCGAAATCAGCCGCGCCCGTACCTTTGGCTGCTTGAACGATGTCGCGAAGCTCTGGAGGGCCGGCTTCGCGCGGGGCGCCTCCTTTGAAAACTCCATGGTGTTCGACGACGAGCGCCTGTTGAATGTCGGGGGCCTGCGCTACGCCGACGAGTGCGCGCGACACAAGGTTCTCGATGCGATCGGCGATCTTGCACTCGCAGGGTTGCCGCTGATCGGCGGCTATCACTCGGTATGCGGCGGGCACAAGCTCAACCATGCCGTTCTCTCGGCCCTGATGGCCGATCGGACCGCCTGGCGGGTGGTCGAGGGCCAGCCGGCCTCGCGTCCGCGCAGTCAGGGCGAAGCGGTCGGCGGAATGGTTGGCGGCATGGTTGCGGCCTACGGTCCCAACGTGTCCTGA
- the ftsZ gene encoding cell division protein FtsZ encodes MTINLNVPDIHELKPRITVFGVGGAGGNAVNNMITAGLVGVDFVVANTDAQALTMSKAQRIVQMGTQVTQGLGAGSQPDVGAAAAQEVIDEIRDHLSGANMVFVTAGMGGGTGTGAAPVIAKAAREMGILTVGVVTKPFHFEGQRRMRTADSGIGELHKVVDTLLIIPNQNLFRVANEKTTFADAFAMADQVLYSGVACITDLMVKEGLINLDFADVRAVMREMGKAMMGTGEASGEKRALTAAEAAIANPLIDDSSMKGARGLLISITGGKDLTLFEVDEAATRIREEVDQDANIIVGATFDESLDGIIRVSVVATGIDQSTIARNAATPATPATKPGSAGSIAMDTRVADLTAKLREDNKRLAAGAAQKTAEPPRPAAHPAQAPQQHPVASSANVERAALEAIAAAVAEPVQPLAPAAMQPASYGDVTVRPIAQKPTLFPDHDPAPREKQEPPPPENFIPQPAERAPVRAPRMPRIEELPMPAQNEIRQARGEAEEEHPQKSRLSLLQRLANVGLGRRDQDTEPPIAARGSGPAMASMPPLPERRPQRSVAEQMAASAGNEPVSEYARRPAPQGLDSHGRPAPVAPAPQGDDHLDIPAFLRRQAN; translated from the coding sequence ATGACTATCAATCTCAACGTTCCCGACATTCACGAGCTGAAGCCGCGGATCACCGTATTCGGCGTCGGCGGCGCTGGCGGCAACGCGGTCAACAACATGATCACCGCCGGGCTGGTCGGAGTCGACTTCGTCGTTGCCAACACCGACGCGCAGGCGCTGACCATGTCGAAGGCGCAGCGCATCGTCCAGATGGGCACGCAGGTCACCCAGGGTCTGGGCGCGGGTTCGCAGCCGGATGTCGGCGCGGCCGCGGCGCAGGAAGTCATCGACGAAATTCGCGATCACCTCTCGGGCGCGAACATGGTGTTCGTTACCGCGGGAATGGGCGGCGGCACCGGCACCGGCGCTGCGCCCGTGATCGCTAAGGCCGCGCGCGAGATGGGGATCCTGACCGTCGGCGTCGTCACCAAGCCGTTCCACTTCGAGGGCCAGCGCCGCATGCGCACCGCCGATTCAGGGATAGGCGAGCTGCACAAGGTGGTCGATACGCTGCTGATCATCCCCAATCAGAACCTGTTCCGGGTCGCCAACGAAAAGACCACCTTCGCCGACGCCTTCGCGATGGCCGACCAGGTGCTCTATTCGGGCGTCGCCTGCATCACCGACCTGATGGTCAAGGAGGGTTTGATCAACCTCGACTTCGCCGACGTCCGCGCCGTGATGCGCGAGATGGGCAAGGCGATGATGGGCACCGGCGAGGCCTCCGGCGAAAAGCGCGCGCTCACCGCCGCCGAAGCCGCGATCGCCAACCCGCTGATCGACGACAGCTCGATGAAGGGCGCGCGGGGTCTTCTGATCTCGATCACCGGCGGCAAGGACCTGACGCTGTTCGAGGTCGACGAGGCCGCCACCCGCATTCGCGAGGAGGTCGACCAGGACGCGAACATCATCGTCGGCGCCACCTTCGACGAGAGCCTTGACGGCATCATCCGCGTGTCGGTGGTCGCTACCGGCATCGACCAGAGCACCATTGCGCGCAACGCGGCCACGCCGGCTACCCCGGCCACGAAGCCGGGATCTGCGGGGTCGATCGCGATGGACACCCGTGTGGCCGATCTGACCGCGAAGTTGCGCGAGGACAACAAGCGTCTAGCCGCCGGCGCCGCGCAGAAGACCGCCGAGCCGCCGCGTCCCGCCGCCCATCCCGCCCAGGCGCCGCAGCAGCACCCCGTCGCGTCCAGCGCCAATGTCGAGCGCGCGGCGCTTGAGGCCATTGCCGCGGCCGTCGCCGAACCGGTGCAGCCGCTCGCTCCGGCTGCCATGCAGCCGGCATCTTACGGCGACGTCACCGTTCGGCCGATCGCGCAGAAGCCGACGCTGTTCCCGGATCACGATCCCGCCCCGCGCGAGAAGCAGGAGCCGCCGCCGCCCGAGAACTTCATCCCGCAGCCGGCCGAACGCGCCCCGGTCCGCGCTCCGCGGATGCCGAGGATCGAGGAACTGCCGATGCCCGCGCAAAACGAAATCCGCCAGGCGAGGGGCGAGGCCGAGGAGGAGCATCCGCAGAAGAGCCGGCTGTCGCTGTTGCAGCGACTTGCCAATGTCGGCCTCGGCCGCCGCGACCAGGATACCGAACCCCCGATCGCGGCCCGTGGCTCCGGGCCGGCCATGGCTTCGATGCCTCCATTGCCGGAGCGTCGGCCGCAGCGCAGCGTCGCCGAGCAGATGGCCGCGAGCGCCGGCAACGAGCCGGTATCAGAGTATGCCCGGCGTCCGGCGCCACAAGGACTGGACTCCCACGGCCGTCCGGCCCCCGTAGCACCGGCGCCACAGGGGGACGACCACCTGGATATCCCCGCTTTTCTGCGCCGCCAGGCCAACTGA
- a CDS encoding outer membrane protein assembly factor BamD, which translates to MLAKRMALGRNALTERAALLDRLGRKLRLVVGLVILGTTLSGCGTGALWDKFLAKDEQTFSDEPADKLYNEGLFLMNNQRDLKAATKKFDEVDREHPYSEWARKSLLMSAYASYQAGDYDTCIGSASRYVTLHPGSPDAAYAQYLIAASNYDQIPDISRDQARTEKAMASLEEVIRKYPTSEYAGEAKKKLQGARDQLAGKEMAIGRYYMERRDYTGAINRFKTVVTRYQTTRHVEEALARLTEAYMAIGIVGEAQTAAAVLGHNFPNSRWYKDAYNLVKSGGSEPSENRGSWISKAFRKMGLG; encoded by the coding sequence ATGTTGGCTAAGCGTATGGCGCTCGGACGGAACGCATTGACGGAACGCGCCGCTCTCCTCGATCGGCTCGGCCGGAAACTGCGGCTCGTCGTCGGTCTTGTGATTCTGGGGACGACCCTGAGCGGCTGCGGCACGGGTGCGCTGTGGGACAAGTTCTTGGCGAAGGACGAACAGACCTTCAGCGATGAACCGGCGGACAAGCTCTACAACGAGGGCTTGTTCCTGATGAACAATCAACGCGACCTCAAGGCGGCCACGAAGAAGTTCGACGAGGTCGACCGCGAGCACCCGTATTCGGAATGGGCGCGGAAGTCGCTGCTGATGTCGGCCTACGCGTCTTATCAGGCCGGCGACTACGATACCTGCATCGGCTCCGCGTCGCGCTACGTGACGCTGCATCCCGGCAGCCCCGATGCCGCCTATGCGCAATACCTGATCGCCGCCTCGAACTACGACCAGATTCCGGATATCTCGCGCGACCAGGCCCGTACCGAGAAGGCGATGGCTTCGCTCGAGGAGGTGATCCGCAAGTATCCGACGTCCGAATATGCCGGCGAAGCCAAGAAGAAGCTTCAGGGCGCGCGCGATCAACTCGCCGGCAAGGAAATGGCGATCGGCCGCTACTACATGGAGCGGCGCGACTACACCGGCGCCATCAACCGCTTCAAGACCGTCGTGACCCGCTACCAGACCACGCGGCACGTCGAGGAGGCGCTGGCGCGGCTGACCGAGGCCTATATGGCGATCGGAATCGTCGGCGAGGCGCAGACCGCCGCGGCCGTGCTCGGCCACAACTTTCCGAACAGCCGCTGGTACAAAGATGCCTACAATCTCGTGAAGTCGGGCGGGAGCGAGCCGAGCGAGAATCGGGGCTCGTGGATCAGCAAGGCGTTCAGGAAGATGGGGCTCGGCTAG
- the ftsA gene encoding cell division protein FtsA, producing MTGLDRNQTPKMRPMQHNRSALVASLDIGTSKIACMIARLKPSAPNEALRGRTHTVELIGYSQIQSRGMKAGAVVDLAQCEQAVRQAVSLAEQMAKVRVESVLLPVSAGRLQGQLIEAASHIQGGAVTPSDVSRVISAGMRHATAPGRTVLHALPVGYSLDGVKGIRDPRGMVARRFGVDMNVVTSEATVAKNLMLAVERCHLTVEAMAASPYVAGLSVLTGDEADLGAAVVEMGAGTTTIAIYSAGRFVHASGFAVGGHHVTMDLARGLGACIADAERIKTLYGTVLTGGSDVRQLMTVPAAGDSDSDAPQVVSRATIANIVRQRVEEIFEMVRDRLADSPFAAEPRARVVLSGGASQLTGVPELARRILGRPVRIGRPLGFGRLPNEAKSASFAVPTGLLVYPQYAHLEHVEPRHTRQLRTGTDGYFGKVGRWLREGF from the coding sequence ATGACCGGCCTCGACCGCAACCAGACCCCGAAGATGCGGCCGATGCAGCACAATCGCAGCGCGCTGGTGGCGTCGCTGGACATCGGCACCAGCAAGATCGCCTGCATGATTGCGCGGCTGAAGCCGAGCGCGCCGAACGAAGCCTTGCGCGGACGAACCCACACAGTCGAGCTGATCGGCTACAGCCAGATCCAGTCGCGCGGCATGAAGGCCGGCGCGGTGGTCGATCTCGCCCAATGCGAACAGGCGGTGCGCCAGGCGGTGTCGCTGGCCGAGCAGATGGCAAAAGTCCGCGTCGAATCCGTGCTGCTGCCGGTATCGGCCGGGCGGCTGCAAGGACAGTTGATCGAAGCGGCTTCCCATATTCAGGGCGGTGCGGTGACGCCGTCCGACGTCAGCCGCGTCATCTCGGCCGGCATGCGTCACGCCACCGCCCCCGGACGCACCGTGCTCCATGCGCTGCCGGTCGGCTATTCGCTCGACGGCGTAAAGGGTATCCGCGATCCCCGCGGCATGGTGGCGCGCCGGTTCGGCGTCGACATGAACGTGGTGACCTCGGAGGCGACGGTCGCGAAAAACCTGATGCTGGCGGTCGAGCGCTGCCACCTCACCGTCGAAGCCATGGCTGCCAGCCCCTATGTGGCCGGCCTGTCGGTTCTGACCGGCGACGAAGCCGATCTCGGCGCCGCGGTCGTGGAGATGGGAGCCGGAACCACCACGATCGCGATTTATTCGGCCGGCCGCTTCGTTCATGCGAGCGGGTTCGCCGTCGGCGGCCACCACGTCACGATGGATCTCGCCCGCGGGCTGGGTGCGTGCATTGCGGATGCCGAGCGAATCAAGACGTTATATGGCACGGTGCTGACGGGCGGTTCCGACGTACGCCAACTGATGACTGTTCCGGCAGCGGGAGACAGCGACAGCGACGCGCCTCAGGTCGTGTCGCGCGCGACCATCGCCAACATCGTCCGCCAGCGTGTCGAGGAGATTTTTGAAATGGTCAGGGACCGGCTCGCGGATTCCCCTTTTGCCGCCGAGCCGCGGGCGCGGGTCGTGTTGAGCGGCGGTGCGTCGCAGCTTACCGGCGTTCCCGAGCTTGCAAGGCGCATCCTCGGCCGTCCGGTCCGCATCGGCCGTCCGCTCGGCTTCGGCCGGCTGCCCAATGAGGCCAAGAGTGCGTCGTTCGCGGTTCCCACCGGCCTGCTGGTCTATCCGCAATACGCGCATCTCGAACACGTCGAACCGCGGCATACGCGGCAGCTCCGGACCGGGACGGACGGCTATTTCGGAAAGGTCGGACGATGGCTCCGGGAGGGCTTCTGA
- the ligA gene encoding NAD-dependent DNA ligase LigA has translation MAAKPKTPPPVDSLTRAQAKIEHKRLALEIETHNERYYQKDAPTVSDAAYDALRQRLEAIEARFPDLITANSPTQTVGAAPARGFAKVQHAVPMLSLGNAFSDEEVAEFVERIQRFLKLGPDDIPAIVAEPKIDGLSLSLRYENGELVRAATRGDGFTGEDVTANVRTIKDVPHNLRGRNIPTACELRGEVYMLKTDFLALNKKQEDAGDTVFANPRNSAAGSLRQKDVAITASRPLKFFAYAWGEMTDRPADTQHDMLEWLKDVGFKVNPLIELCNSVEKVLKFYRKIGEQRASLGYDIDGVVYKVDRLDWQERLGFVSRSPRWAIAHKFAAEQATTILKGIDIQVGRTGAMTPVARLEPVTIGGVVVQNATLHNEDYIKGIGNDGQPIRDGVDLRVGDTVVVQRAGDVIPQVVSVVIDKRPNSAQPYAFPHTCPICGSHAVREEGEAVRRCTGALICPAQAVERLKHFVSRLAFDIDGLGEKQIQEFHERGWIKEPADIFTLRERNPKIKLEELEGFGEVSVRNLFAAIDARRTIELNRLIFALGIRHVGEGNAKLLARHYGGIDAFRAAMSEAAAAQTDDGNASEAYADLNNISGIGDIVADAVVEFFAETRNVKALNDLLEEIEVLPVAQARNDSAVAGKTVVFTGSLEKFTRDEAKASAERMGAKVSGSVSKKTDLVVAGPGAGSKLKDAEKHGVQVISEDEWLKLIEG, from the coding sequence ATGGCGGCAAAGCCCAAAACGCCTCCGCCCGTCGATTCCCTCACGAGGGCGCAGGCGAAGATCGAGCACAAGCGGCTCGCGCTCGAGATCGAAACGCATAACGAGCGCTACTACCAGAAGGATGCGCCGACGGTTTCCGACGCCGCCTACGATGCGCTGCGGCAGCGGCTTGAAGCAATCGAGGCGCGCTTCCCCGATCTGATTACTGCCAATTCGCCGACTCAGACGGTCGGCGCCGCCCCCGCGCGCGGCTTCGCAAAGGTGCAGCACGCGGTGCCGATGCTATCGCTCGGCAACGCCTTCAGCGACGAGGAAGTCGCTGAATTCGTCGAACGCATCCAGCGTTTCCTGAAACTTGGGCCAGACGACATTCCCGCCATCGTCGCCGAGCCGAAGATCGACGGACTGTCGCTGTCGCTACGTTATGAAAACGGTGAGCTTGTGCGCGCGGCCACCCGCGGCGACGGCTTCACCGGCGAGGACGTCACTGCCAATGTGCGTACCATCAAGGACGTTCCGCACAACCTAAGAGGCCGCAACATCCCAACCGCCTGCGAGCTGCGCGGCGAAGTTTATATGCTCAAGACCGACTTTCTCGCGCTGAATAAAAAGCAGGAGGATGCCGGCGACACCGTATTCGCCAACCCGCGCAACTCGGCCGCCGGCTCGCTCCGGCAGAAGGATGTTGCGATCACCGCGTCGCGGCCGCTGAAATTCTTCGCCTATGCCTGGGGCGAGATGACGGATCGACCCGCCGACACCCAACACGACATGCTGGAGTGGCTCAAGGACGTCGGCTTCAAAGTCAATCCGCTGATCGAATTGTGCAACAGCGTCGAGAAGGTGCTGAAGTTCTACCGCAAGATCGGCGAGCAGCGCGCTTCCCTCGGCTACGACATCGACGGCGTCGTCTACAAGGTCGACCGGCTCGACTGGCAGGAGCGCCTCGGCTTCGTGTCGCGCTCGCCGCGCTGGGCCATTGCGCACAAGTTCGCCGCCGAGCAGGCGACCACGATCCTCAAGGGTATCGACATCCAGGTCGGCCGCACCGGCGCGATGACGCCGGTGGCGCGGCTCGAACCCGTCACCATCGGCGGCGTTGTCGTGCAGAACGCCACGCTGCACAACGAAGATTACATCAAAGGCATCGGCAATGACGGCCAGCCGATCCGCGACGGCGTCGATCTCCGCGTCGGCGATACCGTGGTGGTGCAGCGCGCCGGCGACGTGATACCGCAAGTGGTCAGCGTCGTCATCGACAAGCGGCCGAACAGCGCACAGCCTTACGCGTTTCCGCATACGTGCCCGATCTGCGGCAGCCACGCCGTGCGCGAGGAGGGCGAGGCGGTGCGCCGCTGCACCGGCGCGCTGATCTGCCCGGCGCAGGCGGTGGAGCGGCTCAAGCATTTCGTCTCGCGTCTCGCCTTCGATATCGACGGTCTCGGCGAGAAGCAGATTCAGGAATTTCACGAGCGGGGCTGGATCAAGGAGCCGGCCGATATCTTCACGCTCAGGGAACGCAATCCAAAGATCAAGCTTGAGGAGCTTGAGGGCTTTGGCGAAGTCTCGGTGCGTAACCTGTTCGCTGCGATCGATGCGCGCCGCACGATCGAACTCAACCGGCTAATCTTCGCGCTCGGCATCCGCCACGTCGGCGAAGGTAATGCCAAATTACTGGCGCGGCATTACGGCGGCATCGACGCATTCCGCGCGGCGATGAGCGAAGCCGCTGCGGCGCAGACCGACGATGGCAACGCCTCCGAGGCCTATGCCGATCTCAACAACATCAGCGGTATCGGCGATATCGTGGCTGACGCGGTGGTCGAGTTCTTCGCGGAGACGCGCAACGTCAAGGCGCTGAACGATCTGCTTGAGGAAATCGAGGTGCTGCCGGTCGCGCAAGCGCGCAACGATTCCGCCGTTGCCGGCAAGACCGTGGTGTTCACGGGCTCGCTGGAAAAATTCACCCGCGACGAGGCCAAGGCCTCAGCCGAGCGCATGGGCGCGAAGGTTTCGGGCTCGGTGTCGAAGAAGACCGATCTCGTCGTCGCCGGCCCCGGCGCGGGATCGAAGCTGAAGGACGCGGAGAAGCACGGCGTCCAGGTTATCTCCGAAGACGAGTGGCTAAAGCTGATCGAGGGGTAG
- the recN gene encoding DNA repair protein RecN, with protein MLARLSIRDIVLIERLDIEFAAGLAVLTGETGAGKSILLDAFALALGGRGDAGLVRHGADQGQVTATFDIPKNHPASAILAANDIEGSISEDSGEMILRRVQLADGRTRAFINDQAISVQTLKAVGAALVEIHGQHDERALVDASTHRRLLDAFAGLETDVAALETLWEGRRTTRAALDDHRAGMERAAREADYLRHASDELRQLAPQDGEETALAERRTTMMAGEKIAADLREAQDAVSGNRSPVSVLAAAVRRLERRAASSPQLVEPAVRAIDAAINALEEADQHLAAALTAADFDPAELERIEERLFALRAASRKYTTPVDGLAALAAKFANDVALIDAGADRLTVLEKEAAEADRRFAAAAAKLSVARTRAAEKLDKAVNAELAPLKLDRATFSTQIESDSATPGPQGFDRVEFWVQTNPGTRPGPLMKVASGGELSRFLLALKVVLSDKGSAPTLVFDEIDTGVGGAVADAIGARLARLACKVQVMAVTHAPQVAVRADQHLLISKDALDRGKRVATRVATLAQDHRREEIARMLAGAEITAEARAAADRLLKAAG; from the coding sequence ATGCTTGCGCGCCTTTCGATCCGCGACATCGTCCTGATCGAGCGGCTCGATATCGAGTTCGCCGCCGGCCTTGCGGTGCTGACCGGCGAAACCGGTGCGGGAAAATCCATCCTGCTCGATGCCTTCGCGCTGGCGCTCGGCGGTCGCGGCGACGCCGGGCTGGTCCGCCACGGCGCGGATCAGGGGCAAGTCACCGCCACCTTCGATATTCCAAAAAACCATCCGGCCAGCGCGATCCTCGCCGCCAACGACATCGAGGGCTCTATTTCTGAAGATTCGGGTGAGATGATTCTGCGCCGGGTGCAGCTCGCCGACGGCCGCACCCGTGCCTTCATCAACGATCAGGCGATCAGCGTGCAGACCTTGAAGGCGGTGGGCGCGGCGCTGGTGGAAATTCACGGTCAGCACGACGAGCGGGCGCTGGTCGATGCCTCGACCCACCGGCGGCTGCTCGATGCCTTTGCCGGCCTGGAGACCGATGTCGCTGCGCTGGAAACGTTGTGGGAGGGCCGCCGCACCACCCGCGCGGCGCTCGACGATCACCGCGCCGGTATGGAGCGCGCCGCGCGCGAGGCCGACTATCTGCGTCATGCGTCCGACGAGTTAAGACAACTCGCGCCGCAGGACGGCGAGGAAACGGCTTTGGCCGAACGCCGCACCACGATGATGGCCGGCGAAAAGATCGCGGCCGACCTGCGCGAGGCGCAAGATGCCGTCAGCGGCAACCGCTCGCCGGTGAGCGTGTTGGCGGCGGCGGTGCGGCGGCTGGAACGGCGGGCCGCGAGTTCGCCGCAACTGGTCGAGCCGGCGGTGAGAGCCATCGATGCCGCCATCAACGCGCTGGAGGAAGCGGACCAGCATCTCGCGGCGGCGCTCACTGCTGCCGATTTCGACCCGGCCGAGCTGGAGCGCATCGAGGAACGGCTGTTCGCGCTGCGCGCGGCGTCACGCAAATATACGACGCCGGTGGACGGGCTCGCTGCGCTCGCCGCCAAGTTCGCGAACGACGTCGCGCTGATCGACGCCGGCGCGGATCGACTGACCGTGCTGGAAAAGGAAGCGGCTGAAGCCGACAGGCGCTTTGCGGCGGCGGCCGCGAAACTCTCCGTAGCGCGCACCAGAGCCGCGGAAAAACTCGACAAGGCGGTCAATGCGGAACTGGCACCGCTGAAACTCGATCGCGCGACATTTTCCACGCAGATCGAATCCGACTCCGCGACGCCGGGGCCGCAAGGCTTCGATCGCGTCGAGTTCTGGGTGCAGACCAATCCGGGCACCCGGCCGGGGCCGCTGATGAAGGTCGCCTCCGGCGGTGAGCTGTCGCGCTTTCTGCTGGCGCTGAAGGTGGTGCTTTCTGATAAGGGCTCAGCGCCGACGCTGGTGTTCGACGAGATCGACACCGGAGTCGGAGGTGCGGTGGCGGACGCCATCGGTGCGCGGCTGGCGCGGTTGGCCTGCAAGGTGCAGGTGATGGCGGTGACCCATGCGCCGCAGGTCGCGGTGCGCGCCGACCAGCATCTGCTGATTTCGAAGGACGCACTCGATCGCGGCAAGCGCGTCGCCACCCGCGTCGCGACGCTGGCGCAGGATCACCGCCGCGAGGAAATCGCGCGGATGCTGGCGGGGGCCGAGATCACGGCGGAGGCCCGCGCCGCTGCCGACCGGCTGTTGAAGGCGGCGGGGTAA